Proteins from a single region of Pseudomonas fulva:
- a CDS encoding DUF2835 domain-containing protein, with the protein MASLVLDIALPADRVQAIYQGRANRIQALSRDGRRVSIPAHHFRPFLTHAGIHGSFELQFNDAGELLSLRRLP; encoded by the coding sequence ATGGCCAGCCTGGTTCTGGATATCGCATTACCCGCAGACCGCGTGCAGGCGATCTATCAGGGGCGGGCCAACCGCATTCAGGCGCTCAGCCGCGATGGACGCCGGGTCAGCATCCCGGCCCACCATTTTCGACCGTTTCTGACCCATGCGGGTATCCATGGTTCCTTCGAGCTGCAATTCAACGATGCCGGTGAACTGCTGAGCCTTCGGCGCTTGCCCTGA
- a CDS encoding quinone-dependent dihydroorotate dehydrogenase — protein sequence MYNLARELLFKLSPETSHELSIDLVGAAGRLGLAGRLCKAPSSLPVTVMGLQFANPVGLAAGLDKNGDAIDGFAQLGFGFVEIGTVTPRPQPGNPKPRLFRLPEAEAIINRMGFNNHGVDHLLARVQAAKYRGVLGINIGKNVDTPVERAVDDYLICLDKVYAHASYVTVNVSSPNTPGLRSLQFGDSLKQLLDALHKRQNELALSHGRRVPLAIKIAPDMSDEETVQVAAALLESGMDAVIATNTTLSREGVENLAFANEAGGLSGAPVRDKSTHTVSVLAGELGGRLPIIAAGGITEGRHAAEKIAAGASLVQIYSGFIYKGPALIREAVDAIAAARR from the coding sequence ATGTACAACCTGGCCCGCGAGCTGCTGTTCAAACTGTCCCCGGAAACTTCCCACGAGCTGTCCATCGATCTGGTCGGCGCCGCTGGCCGCCTGGGCCTGGCCGGCCGGCTGTGCAAGGCGCCGAGCAGCCTGCCGGTGACGGTCATGGGGTTGCAGTTCGCCAACCCGGTGGGCCTGGCCGCGGGCCTGGACAAGAACGGCGATGCCATCGATGGTTTCGCGCAGCTGGGCTTCGGCTTCGTGGAGATCGGCACCGTCACCCCACGGCCGCAGCCGGGCAATCCCAAGCCGCGCCTGTTCCGCCTGCCCGAGGCCGAGGCGATCATCAACCGCATGGGCTTCAACAACCATGGCGTCGACCACCTGCTGGCCCGCGTGCAGGCGGCCAAGTACCGCGGCGTGCTGGGCATCAACATCGGCAAGAACGTCGATACCCCGGTCGAGCGTGCAGTGGACGACTACCTGATCTGCCTGGACAAGGTCTATGCCCATGCCAGCTACGTCACCGTCAATGTCAGCTCGCCGAACACGCCGGGGCTGCGCAGCCTGCAGTTCGGCGATTCGCTCAAGCAACTGCTCGATGCCCTGCACAAGCGCCAGAACGAACTGGCCCTGAGCCACGGCCGCCGTGTGCCGCTGGCGATCAAGATCGCCCCGGACATGAGCGACGAGGAAACCGTGCAGGTCGCCGCGGCGCTGCTGGAAAGCGGCATGGATGCAGTGATCGCCACCAATACCACGCTGAGCCGCGAAGGCGTCGAGAACCTGGCGTTCGCCAACGAGGCCGGCGGGCTTTCCGGTGCCCCGGTGCGCGACAAGAGCACCCACACGGTGAGCGTGCTGGCAGGCGAACTGGGTGGGCGGTTGCCGATCATCGCGGCCGGTGGCATCACCGAGGGTCGCCATGCGGCCGAGAAGATCGCCGCAGGCGCGAGCCTGGTGCAGATCTACTCGGGCTTCATCTACAAGGGGCCGGCGTTGATTCGTGAGGCGGTGGACGCCATCGCGGCAGCGCGGCGTTGA
- the rmf gene encoding ribosome modulation factor — translation MRRLKRDPLEKAFLRGYQYGISGKSRELCPFTLPSVRQAWLNGWREGRGDNWDGLTGTAGIHRLNELRAVG, via the coding sequence ATGAGAAGACTTAAGCGTGATCCGTTAGAAAAAGCATTTTTGCGCGGCTATCAGTACGGTATCAGTGGTAAATCCCGCGAGCTGTGTCCTTTCACTCTTCCGTCCGTGCGTCAAGCCTGGCTCAATGGCTGGCGTGAAGGCCGCGGTGACAACTGGGACGGTTTGACCGGCACTGCCGGTATTCATCGACTTAACGAACTTCGCGCTGTCGGCTAA
- the rlmKL gene encoding bifunctional 23S rRNA (guanine(2069)-N(7))-methyltransferase RlmK/23S rRNA (guanine(2445)-N(2))-methyltransferase RlmL encodes MSEQNELFLTCPKGLEGLLLEEAKALGLIEPREHTSAIRGMASMETAYRLCLWSRLANRVLLVLARFPVRDAESLYQGVLDIDWFEHLEPSGSLAVEFSGHGSGIDNTHFGALKVKDAIVDKLRQADGTRPSVDKLNPDLRVHLRLDRGEAILSLDLSGHSLHQRGYRLQQGAAPLKENLAAAVLIRAGWPRIAAEGGALADPMCGVGTFLVEAAMIAADIAPNLAREQWGFSNWLGHVPATWTRLRAEAEERAAAGLAKPPLWIRGYEADPRLIQPARNNIDRAGLSDWIKVYQGEVATFEPRPDQNQKGLVISNPPYGERLGDEASLLYLYQNLGERLRQACMGWEAAVFTGAPDLGKRMGIRSQKQYAFWNGALPCKLLLIKVQPEQFVTGERRTPEQREREREQSELQAEAPKLNRNGNPIKPAAAPVEQARLSEGGQMFANRLQKNLKQLGKWARREGVDCYRLYDADMPEYALAVDLYHDWVHVQEYAAPRSIDPEKAQARLFDALAAIPQALGIDKSKVVIKRRERQSGTRQYERQAAQGQFMEVKEGGIKLLVNLTDYLDTGLFLDHRPLRLRIQKEAAGKRFLNLFCYTATASVHAAKGGARSTTSVDLSKTYLDWARRNLSLNGFSDKNRLEQGDVMSWLADDRGEYELIFIDPPTFSNSKRMEGVFDVQRDHVQLLDMAMARLAPGGVLYFSNNFRKFLLDEQLPARYRVEEITGETIDPDFARNAKIHRAWKIMAK; translated from the coding sequence ATGTCGGAGCAAAACGAACTCTTCCTCACCTGCCCCAAGGGGCTCGAAGGCCTGTTGCTCGAGGAAGCCAAGGCGCTCGGCCTGATTGAGCCCCGCGAGCACACTTCGGCCATTCGTGGCATGGCCAGCATGGAAACCGCCTACCGGCTGTGCCTGTGGTCGCGCCTGGCCAACCGGGTGCTGCTGGTGCTGGCGCGCTTTCCGGTGCGCGATGCCGAGTCGCTCTACCAGGGCGTGCTCGACATCGACTGGTTCGAGCACCTGGAGCCGAGTGGCTCCCTGGCGGTGGAGTTCAGTGGCCATGGCTCGGGCATCGACAACACCCATTTCGGCGCCCTGAAGGTCAAGGACGCCATCGTCGACAAGCTGCGCCAGGCCGACGGTACCCGCCCCTCGGTAGACAAGCTCAACCCCGACCTGCGCGTGCACCTGCGCCTGGATCGCGGCGAAGCGATCCTGTCCCTGGATCTCTCCGGCCACAGCCTGCACCAGCGCGGCTATCGCCTGCAGCAGGGGGCGGCGCCGTTGAAAGAGAACCTGGCGGCGGCCGTGCTGATCCGCGCCGGCTGGCCGCGCATTGCCGCCGAGGGCGGCGCCCTGGCCGACCCGATGTGCGGCGTGGGCACCTTTCTGGTCGAGGCGGCGATGATCGCCGCCGATATCGCGCCGAACCTGGCGCGCGAGCAGTGGGGCTTCAGCAACTGGCTCGGCCATGTGCCGGCCACCTGGACTCGCCTGCGTGCCGAGGCCGAGGAGCGCGCTGCCGCGGGCCTGGCCAAACCACCCTTGTGGATCCGTGGTTACGAAGCCGATCCGCGGCTGATCCAGCCGGCGCGCAACAACATCGATCGCGCCGGGCTGAGCGACTGGATCAAGGTCTACCAGGGCGAAGTGGCGACCTTCGAGCCGCGCCCGGACCAGAACCAGAAAGGCCTGGTGATCAGCAACCCGCCCTATGGCGAGCGCCTGGGCGACGAGGCGAGCCTGCTGTACCTCTACCAGAACCTTGGTGAGCGCCTGCGTCAGGCCTGCATGGGCTGGGAGGCGGCGGTATTCACTGGCGCGCCCGACCTGGGCAAGCGCATGGGCATTCGCAGCCAAAAGCAGTACGCGTTCTGGAACGGCGCCTTGCCGTGCAAATTGCTGCTGATCAAGGTGCAGCCCGAGCAGTTCGTCACCGGCGAGCGGCGCACACCGGAACAGCGTGAGCGCGAACGGGAGCAGAGCGAGCTGCAGGCCGAGGCGCCCAAGCTCAATCGCAACGGCAACCCGATCAAGCCGGCCGCCGCGCCGGTCGAGCAGGCACGCCTGAGCGAGGGCGGGCAGATGTTCGCCAACCGCCTGCAGAAGAACCTCAAGCAGCTCGGCAAATGGGCGCGCCGCGAAGGCGTCGACTGCTACCGCCTGTACGATGCCGACATGCCCGAATACGCCCTGGCCGTGGATCTGTACCACGACTGGGTGCACGTGCAGGAATATGCCGCGCCGCGCTCGATCGACCCGGAAAAGGCCCAGGCGCGCCTGTTCGATGCCCTGGCGGCGATTCCCCAGGCCCTGGGCATCGACAAGAGCAAGGTGGTGATCAAGCGGCGCGAGCGGCAGAGCGGTACCAGGCAGTACGAGCGCCAGGCGGCCCAGGGCCAGTTCATGGAGGTGAAGGAGGGCGGCATCAAGCTGCTGGTCAACCTTACCGACTACCTGGATACCGGCCTGTTCCTCGACCACCGCCCGCTGCGCCTGCGCATCCAGAAAGAGGCGGCCGGCAAGCGCTTCCTCAACCTGTTCTGCTACACCGCCACGGCCAGTGTGCACGCGGCCAAGGGCGGCGCGCGCAGCACCACCAGCGTCGACCTATCGAAGACCTATCTGGACTGGGCGCGGCGCAACCTGTCGCTCAACGGCTTCTCGGACAAGAACCGCCTGGAGCAGGGCGACGTGATGAGCTGGCTGGCCGATGACCGTGGCGAGTACGAACTGATCTTCATCGACCCGCCGACCTTCTCCAACTCCAAGCGCATGGAAGGGGTGTTCGACGTGCAACGCGACCACGTGCAGTTGCTGGACATGGCCATGGCGCGTCTGGCGCCGGGCGGCGTGCTGTACTTCTCCAACAACTTCCGCAAGTTCCTGCTCGACGAGCAGCTGCCGGCACGTTATCGGGTCGAGGAGATCACCGGCGAAACCATCGATCCGGATTTTGCGCGCAATGCCAAGATCCATCGTGCCTGGAAAATCATGGCCAAGTGA
- a CDS encoding NAD-glutamate dehydrogenase, with protein sequence MAFFTAASKADFQHQLQAALAQHVSEQDQPQVALFAEQFFGIIALEELTQRRLSDLVGCTLSAWRLLAQFDPAQPQVRVFNPDYEKHGWQSTHTGIEVLHPDIPFLVDSVRIELKRRGYSIHTLQNSVLSVRRDAQGALLELLPKGSTGEGVSRESLMFLEINRCASNVEIKSLQKTLLDVLEEVRLSVADFQPMKAKAQELLGKLGDGTFGHGSADPAELEEIKVFLAWLQDNHFTFLGYEEFTVHDAVDGGHLQYDEGSLLGLSKRLRSGLSKDDLHIEPYALAYLREPTLLSFAKAAQPSRVHRPAYPDFVSIREIDATGKVVKECRFLGIYTSTAYSESVRDIPYIRRKVAEVEKRSGFISQGHLSKELVKVLEVLPRDDLFQTPVDELASTALSIVQIQERNKVRLFLRFDPYGRFVYALAYVPRDIYSTETRLRIQQVLVDRLQASDCEFWTYFSESVLARVQFILRVDPKNKLDIDPQQLEREVVQACRSWTDDYAALAVENFGEAKGTRVLTDFPKSFPAGYRERFAPHSAVVDMQHLRSLSEERPLVMSFYQPLVPGERQLHCKLYHADTPLALSDVLPVLENLGLRVLGEFPYRLQHQNGREFWIHDFAFTYPEGIKLDIQQLNDTLQDAFVHIVRGDAENDSFNRLVLTAGLAWRDVALLRAYARYLKQIRLGFDLGYIANTLLNHADIARELVRLFKTRFYLARKLSADDLNDKQQKLEQAILGALDNVAVLNEDRILRRYLDLIKATLRTNFYQPDALGEVKNYFSFKFNPSAIPELPRPVPKFEIFVYSPRVEGVHLRFGNVARGGLRWSDREEDFRTEVLGLVKAQQVKNAVIVPVGAKGGFVPRRLPVGGGRDEIQAEAIACYRIFISGLLDITDNLKEGEVAPPANVVRHDADDPYLVVAADKGTATFSDIANGIANEYGFWLGDAFASGGSAGYDHKGMGITAKGGWVSVQRHFRERGIDVQKDLTTVIGIGDMAGDVFGNGLLLSESLQLVAAFNHLHIFIDPNPDAARSFVERKRLFDLPRSSWADYDASLISQGGGIFLRSAKSIAISPEMKARFDIQADKLAPTELLNALLKAPVDLIWNGGIGTYVKSSRESHADVGDKANDVLRVDGRELRAKVVGEGGNLGMTQLGRVEYGLGGGASNTDFIDNAGGVDCSDHEVNIKILLNEIVTAGDMTGKQRNTLLAEMTEDVGNLVLGNNYKQTQALSLAERRARERQGEYKRLMAALEASGKLDRALEFLPSEEELNERATKGQGLTRPELSVLISYSKIELQEALIKSDIADDEYLSREMETAFPARLAQEYGEAMRRHRLKREIVSTQIANDLVNHMGITFVQRLKESTGVGSAQVAAAYVVVRDVFHLPFWWRQIEALDNQVPADLQLTMMDELMRLGRRATRWYLRSRRNDLDAARDVAHLGPRVKALAMRLDELLEGPARDEWMARYQTYVEAGVPELLSRVVAGTGHLYTLLPIIESADLTGREPTEVAAAYFAVADALDLSWYLQQISGLSVESNWQALAREAFRDDLDAQQRAITVSVLQLANGPESIEARVEMWLEQNRRLVERWKAMLAELRAATGSDYAMYAVANRELSDLAQSQLPVLPA encoded by the coding sequence ATGGCGTTCTTCACCGCGGCCAGCAAAGCCGACTTCCAGCACCAACTGCAAGCGGCCCTGGCGCAGCACGTCAGCGAGCAGGACCAGCCACAAGTGGCCCTGTTCGCCGAACAGTTCTTTGGCATCATCGCACTCGAAGAGCTGACTCAGCGGCGACTCTCCGACCTCGTTGGCTGTACCCTTTCTGCCTGGCGCCTGCTGGCCCAGTTCGACCCCGCCCAGCCCCAGGTTCGCGTCTTCAACCCCGATTATGAAAAGCACGGCTGGCAGAGCACCCATACCGGCATCGAGGTGCTGCACCCGGACATCCCGTTCCTGGTCGACTCCGTGCGTATCGAACTCAAGCGTCGTGGCTACAGCATCCATACCCTGCAGAACAGCGTGCTCAGCGTGCGCCGCGATGCCCAGGGCGCGTTGCTCGAACTGCTGCCCAAGGGCAGCACGGGCGAGGGCGTCAGCCGCGAGTCGCTGATGTTCCTGGAGATCAACCGCTGCGCCAGCAACGTCGAGATCAAGTCACTGCAGAAGACCCTGCTCGACGTCCTCGAGGAAGTGCGCCTGAGCGTGGCCGACTTCCAGCCGATGAAGGCCAAGGCCCAGGAACTGCTGGGCAAACTGGGTGACGGCACCTTTGGTCATGGCAGCGCCGACCCGGCCGAGCTGGAAGAGATCAAGGTATTTCTCGCCTGGCTGCAGGACAACCATTTCACCTTTCTCGGCTACGAGGAATTCACCGTTCACGACGCCGTCGATGGCGGCCACCTGCAGTACGACGAAGGCTCGCTGCTGGGCCTGTCCAAGCGCCTGCGCAGCGGCCTGAGCAAGGACGACCTGCATATCGAGCCCTATGCGCTGGCCTACCTGCGCGAGCCGACCCTGCTGTCGTTCGCCAAGGCTGCGCAACCGAGCCGCGTGCACCGCCCGGCCTACCCGGACTTCGTCTCCATCCGCGAGATCGACGCCACCGGCAAGGTGGTCAAGGAATGCCGCTTCCTCGGCATCTACACCTCGACCGCCTACAGCGAGAGCGTGCGCGATATTCCGTATATCCGCCGCAAGGTCGCCGAGGTCGAGAAGCGCTCCGGGTTCATTTCCCAGGGCCACCTGAGCAAGGAGCTGGTCAAGGTTCTCGAAGTGCTGCCGCGCGACGACCTGTTCCAGACGCCGGTCGACGAACTGGCCAGCACGGCGCTGTCGATCGTGCAGATCCAGGAGCGCAACAAGGTCCGCCTGTTCCTGCGCTTCGACCCCTATGGCCGCTTCGTCTATGCGCTGGCCTACGTGCCGCGGGACATCTATTCCACCGAAACCCGCCTGCGTATCCAGCAGGTGCTGGTCGACCGCCTGCAGGCCAGCGACTGCGAGTTCTGGACCTACTTCTCCGAGTCGGTGCTGGCCCGGGTGCAGTTCATCCTGCGCGTGGACCCGAAGAACAAGCTGGACATCGATCCCCAGCAGTTGGAGCGCGAAGTCGTCCAGGCCTGCCGCTCGTGGACCGACGACTACGCCGCCCTGGCCGTGGAGAACTTCGGCGAAGCCAAGGGCACCCGCGTACTCACCGATTTCCCGAAAAGCTTCCCGGCCGGTTACCGCGAGCGCTTCGCGCCGCACTCGGCGGTGGTCGACATGCAGCACCTGCGCAGCCTCTCCGAGGAACGCCCGCTGGTGATGAGCTTCTACCAGCCATTGGTGCCGGGCGAGCGTCAACTGCACTGCAAGCTGTACCACGCCGATACGCCGCTGGCGCTGTCCGACGTGCTGCCGGTGCTGGAGAACCTCGGCCTGCGCGTACTGGGCGAATTCCCGTATCGCCTGCAGCACCAGAACGGCCGCGAATTCTGGATCCACGATTTCGCCTTCACCTACCCCGAAGGCATCAAGCTCGACATCCAGCAGCTCAACGACACCCTGCAGGACGCCTTCGTGCACATCGTGCGCGGCGACGCCGAGAACGACTCCTTCAACCGCCTGGTGCTGACCGCCGGCCTGGCCTGGCGTGACGTGGCCCTGCTGCGCGCCTATGCCCGCTACCTGAAGCAGATCCGCCTGGGCTTCGACCTGGGCTATATCGCCAACACGCTGCTCAACCATGCCGATATCGCCCGCGAACTGGTGCGCCTGTTCAAGACCCGCTTTTACCTGGCGCGCAAGCTCAGCGCCGACGACCTGAACGACAAGCAGCAGAAGCTCGAGCAGGCCATTCTCGGCGCCCTGGACAACGTCGCGGTGCTCAACGAAGACCGCATCCTGCGTCGCTACCTGGACCTGATCAAGGCCACCCTGCGCACCAACTTCTACCAGCCCGACGCCCTGGGCGAGGTAAAGAACTACTTCAGCTTCAAGTTCAACCCGAGCGCGATTCCCGAACTGCCACGGCCGGTGCCGAAGTTCGAGATCTTCGTTTACTCGCCGCGGGTCGAAGGGGTGCACCTGCGCTTCGGCAACGTGGCCCGTGGCGGCCTGCGCTGGTCGGATCGCGAAGAGGACTTCCGGACCGAAGTGCTCGGTCTGGTCAAGGCCCAGCAGGTCAAGAACGCGGTGATCGTGCCGGTCGGCGCCAAGGGCGGTTTCGTGCCGCGGCGCCTGCCGGTGGGCGGCGGCCGCGACGAGATCCAGGCCGAGGCCATCGCCTGCTACCGCATCTTCATCAGTGGCCTGCTGGACATCACCGACAACCTCAAGGAAGGCGAGGTGGCGCCCCCGGCCAACGTGGTACGCCACGACGCCGATGACCCCTATCTGGTGGTCGCCGCCGACAAGGGCACCGCGACCTTCTCCGACATCGCCAACGGCATCGCCAACGAATACGGCTTCTGGCTCGGCGATGCCTTCGCCTCGGGCGGTTCCGCCGGTTACGACCACAAGGGCATGGGCATCACCGCCAAGGGCGGCTGGGTCTCGGTGCAGCGTCACTTCCGCGAACGCGGCATCGACGTGCAGAAGGACCTGACCACCGTGATCGGCATCGGCGACATGGCCGGTGACGTGTTCGGCAACGGCCTGCTGCTGTCCGAGTCGCTGCAACTGGTGGCCGCCTTCAACCACCTGCATATCTTCATCGACCCGAACCCGGATGCCGCGCGCAGTTTCGTCGAGCGCAAGCGCCTGTTCGACCTGCCGCGTTCGAGCTGGGCCGACTACGACGCGTCGCTGATCTCCCAGGGCGGCGGCATCTTCCTGCGCAGCGCCAAGAGCATCGCCATCAGCCCGGAGATGAAGGCGCGCTTCGATATCCAGGCCGACAAGCTGGCGCCGACCGAGCTGCTCAACGCGCTGCTCAAGGCGCCGGTGGACCTGATCTGGAACGGTGGTATCGGCACCTACGTCAAGTCCAGCCGCGAGAGCCATGCCGACGTCGGCGACAAGGCCAACGACGTGCTGCGCGTCGACGGCCGCGAGTTGCGCGCCAAGGTGGTGGGCGAGGGCGGCAACCTGGGCATGACCCAGCTCGGCCGCGTCGAGTATGGCCTGGGTGGCGGTGCCAGCAACACCGACTTCATCGACAACGCCGGTGGGGTGGACTGCTCCGACCACGAGGTGAACATCAAGATCCTGCTCAACGAGATCGTCACCGCCGGCGACATGACCGGCAAGCAGCGCAACACGCTGCTCGCCGAGATGACCGAGGACGTCGGCAATCTGGTACTGGGCAACAACTACAAGCAGACCCAGGCGCTGTCGCTGGCCGAGCGCCGTGCCCGGGAACGCCAGGGCGAGTACAAGCGCCTGATGGCGGCGCTGGAAGCCTCCGGCAAGCTGGATCGCGCCCTGGAGTTCCTGCCCAGCGAGGAAGAACTCAACGAGCGCGCCACCAAGGGCCAGGGGCTGACCCGTCCCGAGCTGTCGGTGCTGATCTCGTACAGCAAGATCGAACTGCAGGAAGCGCTGATCAAGTCCGATATCGCCGATGACGAGTACCTGTCGCGCGAGATGGAAACCGCCTTCCCGGCGCGCCTGGCCCAGGAGTATGGCGAGGCCATGCGCCGCCACCGCCTCAAGCGCGAGATCGTCAGCACGCAGATCGCCAACGATCTGGTCAACCACATGGGCATCACCTTCGTGCAGCGTCTGAAGGAATCCACCGGGGTGGGTTCGGCCCAGGTTGCCGCGGCCTATGTCGTGGTGCGTGACGTCTTCCACCTGCCGTTCTGGTGGCGGCAGATCGAGGCCCTCGACAACCAGGTGCCGGCCGACCTGCAGCTGACCATGATGGACGAGCTGATGCGTCTGGGCCGCCGCGCCACGCGCTGGTACCTGCGCAGCCGCCGCAACGACCTGGATGCCGCCCGTGACGTGGCGCACCTCGGCCCGCGGGTCAAGGCGCTGGCCATGCGCCTGGACGAGCTGCTTGAAGGTCCGGCCCGTGACGAGTGGATGGCGCGCTACCAGACCTACGTCGAGGCCGGGGTGCCGGAGCTGCTGTCCCGGGTGGTCGCCGGCACCGGCCACCTGTACACGCTGTTGCCGATCATCGAGTCGGCGGACCTCACCGGTCGCGAGCCGACCGAGGTGGCGGCTGCCTACTTCGCGGTGGCCGACGCGCTGGACCTGTCGTGGTACCTGCAGCAGATCAGCGGCCTGAGCGTGGAAAGCAACTGGCAGGCCCTGGCCCGCGAAGCCTTCCGCGACGACCTGGACGCACAGCAGCGCGCCATCACCGTGTCGGTGCTGCAACTGGCCAACGGGCCGGAGTCGATCGAAGCGCGGGTGGAGATGTGGCTGGAGCAGAACCGCCGGCTGGTCGAGCGCTGGAAGGCCATGCTCGCCGAGCTGCGTGCCGCCACCGGCAGCGACTACGCCATGTACGCCGTGGCCAACCGCGAGCTGAGCGACCTGGCGCAAAGCCAGTTGCCGGTGCTGCCGGCTTGA
- a CDS encoding DUF6685 family protein: MSLPEQPSPLSSRLAALAQRVGLLGRGCKPIFERASQLQLPFSAIPTFADNICWLGGPPLQRLKDLPRGALSGPVQEDKAEAHAALTRLIEVEHRHLQQFDLRLVDSLVHCDGSYGSLEDYAASEACRQIRIISYRDFLKHLGKALPDYPHQRLELFHAQWRGERLFWAGDGHPEAFASAVAYARLRGLEITLPAHITYYRISADGLHDLEQRYHALAMPCAAWSDARFMQLLMEHEVPYARLSLLRTPGSPEFLLLPKHSPQACALGEGLLHAGAPDMLRYVRELG; this comes from the coding sequence ATGAGCCTGCCTGAACAGCCCAGCCCTCTCTCCTCGCGCCTGGCCGCCCTGGCCCAGCGTGTTGGCCTGCTTGGTCGTGGCTGCAAGCCCATTTTCGAACGCGCCAGCCAGTTGCAGCTGCCGTTCTCCGCGATCCCCACCTTTGCCGACAACATCTGCTGGCTTGGCGGCCCGCCCCTGCAGCGCCTCAAGGATCTGCCGCGTGGAGCCCTGTCCGGCCCGGTGCAGGAAGACAAGGCCGAAGCCCATGCCGCCCTGACCCGGCTCATCGAGGTCGAACATCGCCATCTGCAGCAGTTCGACCTGCGCCTGGTCGACAGCCTCGTGCATTGCGACGGCAGCTACGGCAGCCTCGAGGATTATGCGGCCAGCGAAGCCTGCCGGCAGATTCGCATCATCAGCTATCGCGACTTCCTCAAGCACCTGGGCAAGGCGTTGCCGGACTATCCGCATCAGCGCCTCGAACTGTTTCACGCCCAGTGGCGCGGCGAGCGGCTGTTCTGGGCCGGCGATGGCCATCCGGAAGCCTTTGCCAGCGCAGTGGCCTACGCGCGGCTGCGCGGCCTGGAAATCACCCTGCCGGCGCACATCACCTACTACCGCATCAGCGCCGATGGCCTGCACGATCTGGAACAGCGCTACCACGCCCTGGCGATGCCTTGCGCGGCTTGGAGCGATGCCCGTTTCATGCAGCTGCTGATGGAGCACGAGGTGCCCTACGCGCGCCTGAGCCTGCTGCGCACCCCTGGCTCGCCGGAATTCCTGTTGCTGCCCAAGCATTCGCCCCAGGCTTGTGCGCTGGGTGAGGGCCTGCTTCACGCCGGCGCCCCGGACATGCTGCGTTACGTGCGGGAACTGGGCTGA
- a CDS encoding alpha/beta fold hydrolase has product MRIALASLLIAGSLPALAAETPRYGAELQGFDYPHEVKRFNFESQGNSLQMAYMDVQPEKANGRTILLMHGKNFCAATWEGSIEALTKAGYRVVAADQVGFCKSSKPAHYQYSFQQLASNTHALLEQIGVDKVTVMGHSMGGMLATRYALLYPEQVEQLVMVNPIGLEDWKTLGVPYLSVDQWYQRELKTTAEASRNYQKNTYYAGQWRPEFDRWVDMQAGMFKGDGKEIVAWNSALTYDMVYTQPVVYEFSELRMPTLLLIGEQDNTAVGKDAAPAALRSKLGNYKALGPATAKRIPDATLVTFADLGHSPQIQEPERFHKALLEGLQRQP; this is encoded by the coding sequence GTGCGCATTGCCCTCGCTTCTTTGCTGATCGCAGGCAGCCTGCCTGCCCTTGCTGCCGAAACACCGCGCTATGGCGCCGAGCTGCAGGGTTTCGACTACCCCCATGAAGTCAAACGTTTCAACTTCGAGTCGCAAGGCAATTCGCTGCAGATGGCCTACATGGACGTGCAACCGGAAAAGGCCAATGGCCGCACCATCCTGCTGATGCACGGCAAGAACTTCTGCGCGGCGACCTGGGAGGGCAGCATCGAGGCGCTCACCAAGGCGGGCTACCGCGTGGTAGCGGCGGACCAGGTGGGCTTCTGCAAGTCCAGCAAGCCGGCGCATTACCAGTACAGCTTCCAGCAACTGGCCAGCAACACCCATGCGCTGCTCGAACAGATCGGCGTCGACAAGGTGACCGTCATGGGCCATTCCATGGGCGGCATGCTCGCCACCCGCTACGCCCTGCTCTACCCCGAGCAGGTCGAGCAACTGGTAATGGTCAACCCGATCGGCCTGGAGGACTGGAAGACCCTCGGCGTGCCTTACCTGAGCGTCGATCAGTGGTACCAGCGCGAACTGAAAACCACCGCCGAGGCCAGCCGCAACTACCAGAAGAACACCTACTACGCCGGCCAGTGGCGGCCCGAGTTCGATCGCTGGGTCGACATGCAGGCCGGCATGTTCAAGGGTGACGGCAAGGAGATCGTTGCCTGGAACTCGGCGCTGACCTACGACATGGTCTACACCCAGCCGGTGGTCTACGAGTTCTCCGAACTGCGGATGCCCACGCTGTTGCTGATCGGCGAGCAGGACAACACCGCCGTCGGCAAGGACGCAGCGCCCGCAGCGCTGCGCAGCAAGCTGGGCAACTACAAGGCACTGGGCCCGGCCACGGCCAAACGCATTCCCGATGCGACCCTGGTGACCTTCGCCGACCTTGGCCATTCGCCACAGATCCAGGAGCCCGAGCGCTTCCACAAGGCACTGCTCGAAGGACTCCAGCGACAGCCCTGA